A genomic window from Peromyscus maniculatus bairdii isolate BWxNUB_F1_BW_parent chromosome 1, HU_Pman_BW_mat_3.1, whole genome shotgun sequence includes:
- the Pdcd4 gene encoding programmed cell death protein 4 isoform X2 encodes MDVENDQILNVNPTENAGTEEIKNEINGNWISASSINEARINAKAKRRLRKNSSRDSGRGDSVSDNGSEVIRSGVPVPTSPKGRLLDRRSRSGKGRGLPKKGGAGGKGVWGTPGQVYDVEEVDVKDPNYDDDQENCVYETVVLPLDETAFEKTLTPIIQEYFEHGDTNEVAEMLRDLNLGEMKSGVPVLAVSLALEGKASHREMTSKLLSDLCGTVMSTNDVEKSFDKLLKDLPELALDTPRAPQLVGQFIARAVGDGILCNTYIDSYKGTVDCVQARAALDKATVLLSMSKGGKRKDSVWGSGGGQQSVNHLVKEIDMLLKEYLLSGDISEAEHCLKELEVPHFHHELVYEAIVIVLESTGENAFKMILDLLKSLWKSSTITIDQMKRGYERIYNEIPDINLDVPHSYSVLERFVEECFQAGIISKQVRDLCPSRGRKRFVSEGDGGRLKPESY; translated from the exons ATGGATGTAGAAAATGATCAGATTCTGAATGTAAACCCCACTG AAAATGCTGGCACTgaggaaataaagaatgaaatcaaTGGAAATTGGATTTCCGCATCCTCCATTAATGAAGCTAGAATTAATGCTAAGGCAAAAAGACGACTACGGAAAAACTCGTCCCGGGACTCTGGCAGAGGCGATTCCGTCAGTGATAATGGAAGTGAAGTCATCAGAAGTGGAGTGCCTGTGCCCACCAGTCCAAAAGGAAGGTTGTTAGATAGACGGTCCCgatctgggaaaggaagggggctGCCAAAGAAAG GTGGTGCAGGAGGCAAGGGTGTCTGGGGTACACCTGGACAGGTGTATGATGTGGAGGAGGTGGATGTGAAAGACCCGAACTATGATGATGACCAG GAGAACTGTGTTTATGAAACTGTGGTTTTGCCTCTGGATGAGACAGCATTTGAGAAGACTTTAACACCAATTATACAAGAGTACTTTGAGCATGGAGATACCAATGAAGTTGCG gAAATGTTAAGAGATTTAAACCTTGGTGAAATGAAAAGTGGAGTGCCTGTGTTGGCAGTGTCCTTAGCATTGGAGGGGAAGGCCAGTCATCGAGAAATGACATCCAAGCTGCTTTCTGACCTTTGTGGGACAGTAATGAGCACAAATGATGTGGAGAAGTCATTTGATAAGTTGTTGAAGGACCTACCTGAATTGGCGTTGGATACTCCTAGAGCACCGCAG TTGGTGGGCCAGTTCATTGCCAGAGCTGTTGGAGATGGAATTTTATGTAATACCTATATCGATAGTTACAAAGGAACTGTAGATTGTGTACAGGCTAG AGCTGCTTTGGATAAAGCTACTGTGCTTCTGAGTATGTCTAAAGGTGGAAAGCGCAAAGATAGTGTGTGGGGATCTGGAGGCGGGCAGCAGTCTGTCAATCACCTTGTTAAAGAG ATTGATATGCTGCTTAAAGAGTATTTACTCTCTGGAGATATCTCTGAAGCTGAACACTGCCTTAAGGAGCTGGAAGTACCTCATTTTCACCACGAGCTTGTGTATGAA GCCATTGTAATTGTTTTAGAATCAACTGGAGAAAATGCATTCAAGATGATCTTAGATTTATTAAAATCCTTGTGGAAGTCTTCTACCATTACCATAGACCAAATGAAAAGA GGTTATGAGAGAATTTACAATGAAATTCCAGATATTAATCTGGATGTCCCACACTCATATTCTGTGCTGGAGAGATTTGTAGAGGAGTGTTTTCAGGCTGGAATCATTTCCAAACAAGTCCGAGATCTTTGTCCATCAAG GGGAAGAAAGCGTTTTGTAAGTGAAGGAGATGGAGGCCGTCTTAAACCAGAGAGCTACTGA
- the Pdcd4 gene encoding programmed cell death protein 4 isoform X3, which yields MDVENDQILNVNPTDPDNLSDSLFSGDEENAGTEEIKNEINGNWISASSINEARINAKAKRRLRKNSSRDSGRGDSVSDNGSEVIRSGVPVPTSPKGGAGGKGVWGTPGQVYDVEEVDVKDPNYDDDQENCVYETVVLPLDETAFEKTLTPIIQEYFEHGDTNEVAEMLRDLNLGEMKSGVPVLAVSLALEGKASHREMTSKLLSDLCGTVMSTNDVEKSFDKLLKDLPELALDTPRAPQLVGQFIARAVGDGILCNTYIDSYKGTVDCVQARAALDKATVLLSMSKGGKRKDSVWGSGGGQQSVNHLVKEIDMLLKEYLLSGDISEAEHCLKELEVPHFHHELVYEAIVIVLESTGENAFKMILDLLKSLWKSSTITIDQMKRGYERIYNEIPDINLDVPHSYSVLERFVEECFQAGIISKQVRDLCPSRGRKRFVSEGDGGRLKPESY from the exons ATGGATGTAGAAAATGATCAGATTCTGAATGTAAACCCCACTG ATCCTGATAACTTAAGCGACTCTCTCTTTTCTGGTGATGAAGAAAATGCTGGCACTgaggaaataaagaatgaaatcaaTGGAAATTGGATTTCCGCATCCTCCATTAATGAAGCTAGAATTAATGCTAAGGCAAAAAGACGACTACGGAAAAACTCGTCCCGGGACTCTGGCAGAGGCGATTCCGTCAGTGATAATGGAAGTGAAGTCATCAGAAGTGGAGTGCCTGTGCCCACCAGTCCAAA AGGTGGTGCAGGAGGCAAGGGTGTCTGGGGTACACCTGGACAGGTGTATGATGTGGAGGAGGTGGATGTGAAAGACCCGAACTATGATGATGACCAG GAGAACTGTGTTTATGAAACTGTGGTTTTGCCTCTGGATGAGACAGCATTTGAGAAGACTTTAACACCAATTATACAAGAGTACTTTGAGCATGGAGATACCAATGAAGTTGCG gAAATGTTAAGAGATTTAAACCTTGGTGAAATGAAAAGTGGAGTGCCTGTGTTGGCAGTGTCCTTAGCATTGGAGGGGAAGGCCAGTCATCGAGAAATGACATCCAAGCTGCTTTCTGACCTTTGTGGGACAGTAATGAGCACAAATGATGTGGAGAAGTCATTTGATAAGTTGTTGAAGGACCTACCTGAATTGGCGTTGGATACTCCTAGAGCACCGCAG TTGGTGGGCCAGTTCATTGCCAGAGCTGTTGGAGATGGAATTTTATGTAATACCTATATCGATAGTTACAAAGGAACTGTAGATTGTGTACAGGCTAG AGCTGCTTTGGATAAAGCTACTGTGCTTCTGAGTATGTCTAAAGGTGGAAAGCGCAAAGATAGTGTGTGGGGATCTGGAGGCGGGCAGCAGTCTGTCAATCACCTTGTTAAAGAG ATTGATATGCTGCTTAAAGAGTATTTACTCTCTGGAGATATCTCTGAAGCTGAACACTGCCTTAAGGAGCTGGAAGTACCTCATTTTCACCACGAGCTTGTGTATGAA GCCATTGTAATTGTTTTAGAATCAACTGGAGAAAATGCATTCAAGATGATCTTAGATTTATTAAAATCCTTGTGGAAGTCTTCTACCATTACCATAGACCAAATGAAAAGA GGTTATGAGAGAATTTACAATGAAATTCCAGATATTAATCTGGATGTCCCACACTCATATTCTGTGCTGGAGAGATTTGTAGAGGAGTGTTTTCAGGCTGGAATCATTTCCAAACAAGTCCGAGATCTTTGTCCATCAAG GGGAAGAAAGCGTTTTGTAAGTGAAGGAGATGGAGGCCGTCTTAAACCAGAGAGCTACTGA
- the LOC143271245 gene encoding uncharacterized protein LOC143271245 — translation MEGTSGNPQLWSWLSLPTPWGETRRGGSKSRTPAPTPAQPSGPLHPPPTSRGAGPEPLRMRRPSVPPPAPRPDFPRFTSLPLRRGCSFAATIGCRTSSSRPINATPSPPWTGDPGERRRPEEVSPVGAARTPGLAATSSRLPSAPGGLPHVGRGRGRGGLDAAVGATSPGLQPPGSPQAQPRSPNARGCGGPPGLGLRGRSGALQRGPAPSSAAPSPAAGRAGARGRGEPSGRCCRKYFLKDYVCMKNENEKKT, via the exons ATGGAGGGGACCTCAGGAAATCCACAGCTTTGGAGCTGGCTGAGTCTGCCGACGCCCTGGGGAGAGACCAGGCGAGGCGGGTCGAAGAGCCGCACCCCAGCCCCCACTCCGGCACAACCCTCCGGCCCTCTCCACCCGCCCCCGACTTCCCGCGGAGCGGGCCCCGAGCCGCTGCGCATGCGCCGACCGTCGGTGCCCCCCCCAGCGCCCCGCCCCGACTTTCCACGTTTCACTTCCCTCCCTCTCCGCCGGGGCTGCAGCTTCGCCGCCACGATTGGCTGCCGGACCTCCTCCTCTCGGCCAATAAACGCCACGCCGTCGCCCCC GTGGACCGGAGACCCGGGCGAGCGGCGGCGGCCGGAGGAGGTCAGTCCGGTGGGCGCGGCTCGCACGCCCGGGCTGGCGGCGACCTCCTCCCGCTTGCCCTCGGCCCCGGGAGGCTTGCCGCacgttgggagggggagggggcgtggAGGCCTCGACGCGGCGGTCGGGGCGACGAGCCCGGGGCTGCAGCCGCCTGGAAGCCCTCAGGCCCAGCCGCGTTCGCCCAACGCCCGGGGCTGCGGGGGGCCGCCGGGGCTCGGTCTCCGAGGCCGGAGCGGGGCGCTGCAGCGCGGGCCCGCCCCCTCCTCCGCTGCCCCTTCCCCGGCGGCTGGGCGCGCGGGCGCTCGTGGCCGAGGGGAGCCTTCAG GTAGATGCTGCAGAAAGTATTTTCTCAAAGATTATGTTTGCatgaagaatgaaaatgaaaaaaaaacttga
- the Pdcd4 gene encoding programmed cell death protein 4 isoform X1, with protein MDVENDQILNVNPTDPDNLSDSLFSGDEENAGTEEIKNEINGNWISASSINEARINAKAKRRLRKNSSRDSGRGDSVSDNGSEVIRSGVPVPTSPKGRLLDRRSRSGKGRGLPKKGGAGGKGVWGTPGQVYDVEEVDVKDPNYDDDQENCVYETVVLPLDETAFEKTLTPIIQEYFEHGDTNEVAEMLRDLNLGEMKSGVPVLAVSLALEGKASHREMTSKLLSDLCGTVMSTNDVEKSFDKLLKDLPELALDTPRAPQLVGQFIARAVGDGILCNTYIDSYKGTVDCVQARAALDKATVLLSMSKGGKRKDSVWGSGGGQQSVNHLVKEIDMLLKEYLLSGDISEAEHCLKELEVPHFHHELVYEAIVIVLESTGENAFKMILDLLKSLWKSSTITIDQMKRGYERIYNEIPDINLDVPHSYSVLERFVEECFQAGIISKQVRDLCPSRGRKRFVSEGDGGRLKPESY; from the exons ATGGATGTAGAAAATGATCAGATTCTGAATGTAAACCCCACTG ATCCTGATAACTTAAGCGACTCTCTCTTTTCTGGTGATGAAGAAAATGCTGGCACTgaggaaataaagaatgaaatcaaTGGAAATTGGATTTCCGCATCCTCCATTAATGAAGCTAGAATTAATGCTAAGGCAAAAAGACGACTACGGAAAAACTCGTCCCGGGACTCTGGCAGAGGCGATTCCGTCAGTGATAATGGAAGTGAAGTCATCAGAAGTGGAGTGCCTGTGCCCACCAGTCCAAAAGGAAGGTTGTTAGATAGACGGTCCCgatctgggaaaggaagggggctGCCAAAGAAAG GTGGTGCAGGAGGCAAGGGTGTCTGGGGTACACCTGGACAGGTGTATGATGTGGAGGAGGTGGATGTGAAAGACCCGAACTATGATGATGACCAG GAGAACTGTGTTTATGAAACTGTGGTTTTGCCTCTGGATGAGACAGCATTTGAGAAGACTTTAACACCAATTATACAAGAGTACTTTGAGCATGGAGATACCAATGAAGTTGCG gAAATGTTAAGAGATTTAAACCTTGGTGAAATGAAAAGTGGAGTGCCTGTGTTGGCAGTGTCCTTAGCATTGGAGGGGAAGGCCAGTCATCGAGAAATGACATCCAAGCTGCTTTCTGACCTTTGTGGGACAGTAATGAGCACAAATGATGTGGAGAAGTCATTTGATAAGTTGTTGAAGGACCTACCTGAATTGGCGTTGGATACTCCTAGAGCACCGCAG TTGGTGGGCCAGTTCATTGCCAGAGCTGTTGGAGATGGAATTTTATGTAATACCTATATCGATAGTTACAAAGGAACTGTAGATTGTGTACAGGCTAG AGCTGCTTTGGATAAAGCTACTGTGCTTCTGAGTATGTCTAAAGGTGGAAAGCGCAAAGATAGTGTGTGGGGATCTGGAGGCGGGCAGCAGTCTGTCAATCACCTTGTTAAAGAG ATTGATATGCTGCTTAAAGAGTATTTACTCTCTGGAGATATCTCTGAAGCTGAACACTGCCTTAAGGAGCTGGAAGTACCTCATTTTCACCACGAGCTTGTGTATGAA GCCATTGTAATTGTTTTAGAATCAACTGGAGAAAATGCATTCAAGATGATCTTAGATTTATTAAAATCCTTGTGGAAGTCTTCTACCATTACCATAGACCAAATGAAAAGA GGTTATGAGAGAATTTACAATGAAATTCCAGATATTAATCTGGATGTCCCACACTCATATTCTGTGCTGGAGAGATTTGTAGAGGAGTGTTTTCAGGCTGGAATCATTTCCAAACAAGTCCGAGATCTTTGTCCATCAAG GGGAAGAAAGCGTTTTGTAAGTGAAGGAGATGGAGGCCGTCTTAAACCAGAGAGCTACTGA